The proteins below come from a single Dermacentor albipictus isolate Rhodes 1998 colony chromosome 7, USDA_Dalb.pri_finalv2, whole genome shotgun sequence genomic window:
- the LOC139047553 gene encoding uncharacterized protein: MFACVQYTEDKERAALPVALIRDFEPQSTSDFKKDDVVMAYWANEDGRGENFYPANVTALADTLEDLLCKLKNSRHSFPRVILGKLHKGNLADEGLSKREESKRKREAARKELGNILKALKQSENSELFQDFDDESKESVENHTKSKKDKRASHEIEWKRWKQELRTSKKNYKI; encoded by the exons ATGTTTGCatgtgtacagtacacagaagatAAGGAGCGGGCAGCGCTGCCTGTGGCTCTTATAAGAGATTTCGAGCCACAAAGCACAAGTGATTTCAAAAAGGACGACGTTGTCATGGCGTATTGGGCGAACGAAGATGGAAGAGGCGAGAACTTTTACCCGGCCAACGTCACTGCACTCGCGG ACACCCTTGAGGACCTTCTGTGCAAATTGAAGAACTCCCGACATTCATTTCCAAGAGTGATATTGGGAAAGCTGCACAAAGGCAACTTG GCTGATGAAGGGCTCTCCAAGAGAGAAGAGAGCAAAAGGAAGCGAGAAGCTGCCAGGAAGGAACTTGGCAACATACTGAAGGCATTGAAGCAGTCGGAGAACTCGGAACTG TTTCAAGACTTTGACGATGAGAGCAAAGAATCTGTTGAAAATCACACTAAGAGCAAGAAAGATAAAAGAGCTTCCCATGAAATTGAGTGGAAAAGATGGAAGCAAGAATTGAGGACCTCGAAAAAGAACTACAAAATATAG